One genomic region from Skermania piniformis encodes:
- the bioB gene encoding biotin synthase BioB, producing MTQAIVTTDILAVARAQVLDRGEGLSGEQTLAVLRLGDDRLAELLALAHEVRMRWCGPEVEVEGIISLKTGGCPEDCHFCSQSGLFASPVRAAWLDVPSLVEAAKQTAKTGATEFCIVAAVRGPDARLMAQVAAGVAAIRNEVDIQVACSLGMLTQEQVDQLAAMGVHRYNHNLETARSYFPNVVTTHTWDERWNTLRMVRDAGMEVCCGGILGMGETLEQRAEFATDLAALDPDEVPLNFLNPRPGTPFGDLEVLPASDALRAVAAFRLALPRTMLRFAGGREITLGDLGARQGILGGINAVIVGNYLTTLGRAAEQDLDLLSELSMPIKALNETI from the coding sequence ATGACCCAGGCAATCGTGACGACCGACATCCTGGCCGTCGCCCGCGCGCAGGTGCTCGATCGGGGCGAAGGGCTCTCGGGCGAGCAGACGCTTGCGGTGCTGCGACTGGGCGACGACCGGTTGGCGGAGCTGCTGGCGCTCGCCCACGAGGTACGGATGCGTTGGTGTGGGCCCGAGGTCGAGGTCGAGGGGATCATCAGCCTGAAGACCGGCGGTTGCCCGGAAGACTGTCATTTCTGTTCGCAGTCCGGCCTTTTCGCCTCGCCGGTGCGCGCCGCCTGGCTGGATGTCCCGAGCCTGGTCGAAGCAGCCAAGCAGACCGCGAAGACCGGCGCCACCGAGTTCTGCATCGTGGCCGCGGTGCGCGGCCCGGACGCGCGGTTGATGGCTCAGGTGGCGGCGGGTGTGGCGGCGATCCGGAACGAGGTGGACATCCAGGTCGCCTGTTCGCTCGGGATGTTGACCCAAGAGCAGGTGGATCAGCTCGCGGCGATGGGGGTGCATCGGTACAACCACAATCTGGAGACTGCGCGGTCGTACTTCCCGAACGTGGTAACCACACACACGTGGGACGAGCGGTGGAACACCCTCCGGATGGTCCGGGACGCGGGTATGGAGGTCTGTTGCGGCGGCATTCTGGGCATGGGTGAAACGCTGGAACAGCGCGCCGAGTTCGCGACCGATCTGGCCGCGCTGGATCCGGACGAAGTTCCGCTGAATTTCCTCAACCCGCGTCCGGGCACGCCGTTCGGTGATCTCGAGGTGCTCCCGGCGAGTGACGCGCTGCGAGCCGTCGCGGCGTTCCGGCTGGCGTTGCCGCGGACGATGCTGCGATTCGCCGGTGGCCGCGAGATCACCCTGGGCGATCTCGGCGCCCGCCAAGGCATCCTCGGCGGGATCAACGCGGTGATCGTCGGCAACTACCTGACCACATTGGGCCGAGCTGCCGAGCAGGACTTGGATCTGTTGAGCGAGCTGTCCATGCCGATCAAGGCGCTCAACGAGACGATCTAG
- the nadA gene encoding quinolinate synthase NadA, giving the protein MATTALAERVHDGPAGYSGVFPDAEWAAEIARLAAERNATILAHNYQLPEIQDIADHVGDSLALSRIAADVDAETIVFCGVHFMAETAKILSPAKTVLIPDARAGCSLADSITADELRAWRAEYPDAVVVSYVNTTAEVKALTDICCTSSNAVEVVESVDPARDVLFLPDQFLGAHVKRRTGRENLHIWAGECHVHAAINGDELTAQARSHPDAELFVHPECGCATSALYLAGEGAFPADRVHILSTGGMITEARSLRSAVGAPTKQVLVATEIGMLHQLRKAAPGIDFEAVNDRASCKYMKMITPAALLRCLVEGRDEVHVDADVAARARSSVQRMIEIGTPGGGE; this is encoded by the coding sequence ATGGCCACAACCGCACTTGCGGAGCGCGTGCACGACGGTCCGGCTGGTTACAGCGGAGTGTTCCCGGACGCCGAATGGGCCGCCGAGATCGCCCGGCTGGCAGCCGAGCGCAACGCGACGATCCTCGCGCACAACTATCAGTTACCCGAGATCCAGGACATCGCCGACCACGTGGGCGACTCGCTGGCGCTCTCGCGGATCGCGGCCGACGTGGACGCGGAAACAATCGTGTTCTGCGGCGTGCACTTCATGGCGGAGACCGCGAAGATCCTCAGTCCGGCCAAGACCGTGCTGATCCCGGACGCTCGGGCCGGCTGCTCGCTGGCCGATTCGATCACCGCCGACGAGCTGCGCGCCTGGCGCGCCGAATACCCGGACGCGGTCGTGGTGTCGTATGTGAATACCACCGCTGAGGTGAAGGCGCTCACCGACATCTGCTGCACCTCGTCCAACGCCGTGGAAGTGGTGGAGTCGGTCGATCCCGCCCGGGACGTGCTCTTCCTGCCGGACCAGTTTCTCGGCGCGCACGTGAAACGCCGGACCGGGCGGGAGAATCTGCACATCTGGGCCGGTGAGTGCCACGTGCACGCGGCGATCAACGGTGACGAGCTGACCGCGCAGGCGCGTAGCCACCCCGATGCCGAGCTTTTCGTGCATCCCGAATGCGGCTGCGCGACGTCGGCGCTGTATCTCGCGGGGGAGGGCGCGTTTCCGGCGGACCGGGTGCACATCCTTTCCACCGGCGGCATGATCACCGAGGCGCGGAGCCTGCGGAGCGCCGTGGGCGCGCCGACCAAGCAGGTGCTCGTGGCCACCGAGATCGGGATGCTGCATCAGCTACGCAAGGCGGCGCCCGGTATCGACTTCGAGGCGGTGAACGACCGGGCTTCCTGCAAGTACATGAAGATGATCACTCCTGCGGCGTTGCTCCGGTGCCTGGTCGAGGGACGGGACGAGGTGCATGTCGACGCCGACGTCGCTGCCCGTGCGCGCTCGTCGGTGCAGCGGATGATCGAGATCGGTACGCCGGGCGGCGGCGAGTGA
- a CDS encoding TetR family transcriptional regulator yields the protein MQLHKDDVLDGALTILDTFGLADLTMRRLATSLHVAPGALYWHFPNKQALLGALADRISARMAEPAAATGATEQVSELAHRLRDALLAHRDGAELVSASYASRHTAGLARERLIEAVLGFGLRHHEAELGGLTLLYYVLGHTVDEQAGMQLDSVGALPDGVSPLFDTPDATARFEFGLRLFVGGLISVAEPTTGARVDAPARNG from the coding sequence GTGCAGCTACACAAGGACGACGTGCTCGACGGAGCATTGACGATCCTCGATACCTTCGGCCTGGCCGATCTCACCATGCGCCGCCTCGCCACCTCGTTGCATGTCGCACCCGGCGCGCTGTACTGGCATTTTCCCAACAAGCAGGCGCTGCTCGGCGCGCTGGCCGATCGGATCTCGGCCCGGATGGCGGAGCCGGCGGCCGCAACCGGTGCGACCGAACAGGTAAGCGAGCTCGCCCACCGGCTGCGCGATGCGCTCCTGGCCCACCGCGACGGCGCCGAACTGGTGTCGGCCAGCTACGCGTCCCGGCACACCGCGGGCCTGGCCCGAGAGCGCCTGATCGAAGCGGTCCTCGGGTTCGGGCTCCGGCACCACGAGGCCGAGCTCGGCGGGCTCACGCTGCTCTACTACGTGCTCGGGCACACCGTCGACGAGCAGGCCGGGATGCAGCTCGACTCGGTCGGCGCGCTCCCGGACGGCGTCTCGCCACTGTTCGACACCCCCGATGCGACGGCACGTTTCGAGTTCGGCCTGCGGTTGTTCGTCGGCGGGCTGATCTCGGTCGCCGAGCCGACGACCGGTGCGCGAGTCGACGCGCCGGCACGGAACGGCTGA
- the thpR gene encoding RNA 2',3'-cyclic phosphodiesterase: protein MPQRMFVAVVPPAEVVEDLAEFLAPRTGITWIDSAQWHLTLAFLAAVPDYRIDDLAAELAPKLARQQRFRIRLTGAGAFPNPARAAALWLGVDDPAPLTVLAGTARRVANSVGATPDGRAFVPHVTVARPRRPIEATKWYRILDTYRSPAWDVEAVELIESHLGEGPRRRPRYVTAASFPLPPPERSDRPIGYRSENLSDIRSRLPE, encoded by the coding sequence GTGCCGCAACGCATGTTCGTCGCCGTCGTCCCGCCGGCCGAGGTGGTCGAGGACCTGGCCGAATTCCTCGCTCCGCGGACCGGGATCACCTGGATCGACAGCGCCCAGTGGCATCTCACCCTGGCCTTTCTCGCCGCCGTCCCGGACTATCGGATCGACGACCTGGCCGCCGAGCTGGCCCCGAAGCTGGCCCGGCAGCAGCGATTCCGGATTCGCCTGACCGGCGCCGGGGCATTCCCGAACCCGGCGCGAGCGGCCGCGCTCTGGCTCGGCGTCGACGACCCGGCACCCCTGACCGTTCTTGCCGGAACCGCACGCCGGGTGGCAAATTCGGTCGGCGCCACCCCGGACGGCCGGGCGTTCGTGCCGCACGTCACGGTGGCACGGCCACGCCGACCGATCGAAGCGACGAAGTGGTACCGCATTCTCGATACCTATCGGAGTCCGGCCTGGGACGTCGAGGCCGTGGAACTGATCGAATCGCACCTCGGCGAAGGCCCGCGCCGACGACCTCGATACGTCACTGCCGCAAGCTTTCCGCTGCCGCCACCGGAGCGATCGGACCGCCCGATCGGATACCGATCCGAAAACCTGTCCGACATCCGGTCTAGGCTGCCTGAATGA
- a CDS encoding TerD family protein: MTDDTGGTIRYTAGRNAPLPAATVTFTVSCDIALDLSVLITDAQLQAQSPADVVFYNRPVTPGVRLTTGGIDITPAAIRPDAAAALCLASLDPEGAGIGTTFGRLDTALRGPDGTELAVFSIDCRSGESAMICWELYRRDDRWKVRAVGQGYTAGLAGALVEHGVPVEATPATGSDPTATPTIELPDPERLELILEDAARSSYSYLTSVDFAATRLDEELSAALADPADRIGPRAVAARESAQLRHDELVSQARRRYDQDCAQLGAELREVERTLPRGLADWSAPTWTGPVPDRRPAAGIRIGVLTAPERGSLRIPLCLRVPMTQGLWLLGPDVTDTTEVASAVIVRTLAARPGSIVDLVDLSGSLRTTIEGRLPQTGGITVTETNGITDYLESLAPMLELAIMDRADRPTVAPPVRLLVLNHFPYGYQPAHLTSIAALVRHGGTLGLSLVLVGAEPEPDDTAAQALADRCRMIPATGDTRWHDPWTSTTWTFTADRIPAGLPR, encoded by the coding sequence ATGACCGACGATACCGGGGGCACGATCCGCTACACCGCAGGCCGGAACGCTCCGCTGCCCGCCGCGACCGTGACATTCACCGTCTCCTGCGATATCGCACTCGATCTCTCGGTCCTGATCACCGACGCTCAGCTGCAAGCACAGTCACCGGCCGACGTCGTGTTCTACAACCGGCCGGTCACCCCAGGAGTGCGGCTGACCACCGGCGGCATCGACATCACGCCGGCAGCGATCCGGCCGGACGCCGCGGCCGCGCTCTGCCTGGCCAGCCTCGACCCGGAGGGTGCCGGCATCGGCACCACCTTCGGTCGACTCGACACGGCGCTGCGCGGCCCGGACGGGACCGAGCTCGCCGTCTTCTCGATCGACTGCCGATCAGGTGAATCGGCGATGATCTGCTGGGAGCTGTACCGCCGCGACGACCGGTGGAAGGTACGCGCGGTCGGCCAGGGGTATACCGCCGGGCTCGCCGGCGCGCTGGTCGAACACGGTGTCCCGGTCGAGGCCACCCCGGCGACCGGGTCGGATCCGACCGCGACACCGACGATCGAACTGCCCGATCCCGAACGGCTGGAACTGATTCTGGAGGACGCTGCCCGCAGCTCCTACTCCTACCTCACATCGGTGGACTTCGCCGCGACTCGGCTGGACGAGGAGCTGTCCGCCGCACTCGCGGATCCGGCGGACCGAATCGGACCACGGGCCGTCGCCGCCCGCGAGTCCGCCCAGCTCCGCCACGACGAACTCGTCTCGCAGGCGCGGCGGCGATACGACCAGGACTGTGCCCAGCTGGGTGCGGAGCTGCGCGAGGTCGAGCGCACGCTGCCGCGCGGGCTGGCCGACTGGTCGGCGCCGACCTGGACCGGTCCGGTACCGGACCGGCGGCCGGCAGCCGGTATCCGGATCGGTGTGCTCACCGCGCCCGAGCGCGGTTCGCTACGCATCCCGCTGTGTCTGCGCGTACCGATGACGCAAGGCCTGTGGCTGCTCGGGCCGGACGTCACGGACACCACCGAGGTTGCATCGGCGGTGATCGTGCGCACCCTCGCCGCGCGCCCGGGCAGCATCGTCGACCTCGTCGATCTCAGCGGCAGCCTGCGCACGACGATCGAGGGGCGGCTACCGCAGACCGGTGGGATCACCGTGACCGAGACGAACGGCATCACCGACTACCTGGAATCGCTGGCCCCGATGTTGGAGCTGGCCATCATGGATCGGGCCGACCGGCCGACCGTTGCCCCGCCGGTCCGGCTGCTGGTGCTCAACCACTTCCCTTACGGCTATCAGCCGGCCCACCTGACGTCGATCGCCGCACTCGTCCGGCACGGGGGCACCCTCGGCCTCTCGCTGGTGCTCGTGGGCGCGGAGCCGGAGCCCGACGATACCGCCGCTCAGGCCCTCGCAGACCGCTGCCGGATGATCCCGGCGACGGGCGACACACGGTGGCACGACCCGTGGACATCGACGACGTGGACCTTCACCGCCGACCGGATCCCCGCCGGCCTGCCGCGCTAG
- a CDS encoding HNH endonuclease signature motif containing protein gives MTAASVFTPGTGFGAGSARMVLAGLRAARAEAERVAVQQAELTVEWCRWHAPVGDTEVDRFGVGWVTPGGPGSPEVDESAVAELATALRYSTDSGMSYVGAVLEVCYRLPRLWERVRAGQTPWWRARRIADATIGLSPEAAAFVDERLAAYAGTVSWAQLDRLIDEARILADPEAAEQELNADTRKVEIDTRTVSLTGTVRIEGELDLLDARDLDHALSDIAEDLAACGSTDSLDARRSTALGELARRQPGLPFDAPEPTPAALDRRAPRDVQLHVHISADQLTGSGGPLGRVDSSSPTPASIEAIRAWCGSPDAKVTVRPVLDLAEHVQTDAYQIPDRLREQVVQTSSTCIFPYCNRPARGCDLDHTHPHDQGGPTSSDNLAPLCRKHHRLKGNRGWHYQRHTPGAYLWTTPAGGTYLRDGTGTTDLTPPGKPPPRPPDSPMLHRAGRPPPAPDDEAPPF, from the coding sequence ATGACCGCAGCCAGTGTTTTTACTCCCGGAACCGGGTTTGGTGCTGGTTCTGCGCGGATGGTGTTGGCGGGGTTGCGGGCGGCGCGGGCCGAGGCGGAGCGGGTCGCGGTGCAGCAGGCCGAGTTGACGGTCGAGTGGTGTCGCTGGCACGCCCCGGTGGGTGACACCGAGGTGGATCGGTTCGGGGTCGGGTGGGTCACTCCGGGCGGGCCCGGTTCGCCGGAGGTCGACGAATCCGCGGTTGCCGAGCTCGCTACCGCGTTGCGGTATTCCACCGATTCGGGAATGTCGTATGTCGGGGCGGTGCTCGAAGTTTGTTACCGGTTGCCCCGACTCTGGGAACGCGTCAGGGCCGGGCAGACACCATGGTGGCGGGCCCGGCGGATCGCCGATGCCACTATCGGCTTGTCGCCGGAAGCGGCCGCGTTCGTCGATGAGCGGCTCGCGGCGTACGCGGGGACGGTGTCGTGGGCGCAGCTGGATCGGTTGATCGACGAAGCCCGCATCCTCGCCGACCCCGAGGCTGCGGAGCAGGAATTGAATGCCGATACCCGGAAGGTGGAGATCGACACCCGCACCGTGAGTCTGACCGGCACGGTCCGGATCGAGGGCGAACTCGATCTGCTCGACGCCCGCGATCTCGATCACGCGTTGTCCGATATCGCCGAGGATCTCGCCGCCTGTGGCAGCACCGATTCGCTGGATGCGCGGCGCTCGACCGCGTTGGGTGAACTCGCCCGCCGGCAACCCGGATTGCCGTTCGACGCACCAGAACCCACACCGGCTGCGTTGGATCGCCGCGCCCCGCGTGATGTTCAGTTGCATGTACATATCAGCGCTGATCAGCTCACCGGTTCCGGTGGCCCCCTGGGCCGGGTCGACTCTTCGTCACCGACCCCGGCGAGTATCGAGGCGATCCGTGCTTGGTGTGGCAGCCCGGACGCGAAGGTGACGGTGCGTCCGGTGCTGGACCTGGCCGAACACGTCCAGACCGATGCGTATCAGATTCCGGACCGGCTCCGCGAACAGGTCGTGCAGACCAGCAGCACCTGCATCTTCCCCTACTGCAACCGCCCCGCCCGTGGCTGCGACCTCGACCACACCCACCCGCATGACCAGGGCGGACCCACCAGCAGCGACAACCTCGCCCCACTCTGCCGAAAACACCACCGGCTCAAAGGAAACCGCGGCTGGCACTACCAACGGCACACCCCCGGTGCTTATCTCTGGACCACCCCGGCCGGCGGGACCTATTTACGCGACGGCACCGGCACCACCGACCTCACCCCACCCGGCAAACCCCCACCCCGGCCACCGGATTCCCCGATGCTCCATCGAGCGGGTCGGCCGCCGCCCGCACCGGACGACGAAGCACCACCCTTCTGA
- the bioD gene encoding dethiobiotin synthase → MRFIFVTGTSTGVGKTVVTAALAATARSSGRAVVVCKPAQTGVAEGEPGDIHEVERLTGVGGIELARFPDPLAPDTAARVAGLAPLGLYEAECALRGLPGDVVLVEGAGGLLVGLGEDGFTLLDLATRLGGAVVVVADAGLGTLNHSALTVRELQASGVSCAGLVIGSWPRKPDLAMLCNLEDLPRVTGVPIVGRVPAGAGSLQRERFVAEAPTWFTSDSLSR, encoded by the coding sequence ATGAGGTTCATCTTCGTGACCGGCACGTCGACCGGTGTCGGTAAGACGGTGGTGACCGCTGCGCTCGCGGCTACTGCGAGATCGTCCGGTCGTGCGGTGGTGGTGTGCAAGCCCGCGCAGACCGGAGTTGCCGAAGGGGAGCCGGGGGATATCCACGAGGTCGAACGGCTGACCGGAGTCGGTGGGATCGAGCTGGCCCGATTCCCGGATCCGCTCGCCCCGGACACCGCGGCTCGTGTTGCCGGCTTGGCGCCGCTCGGTCTCTACGAGGCCGAGTGCGCGTTGCGTGGGCTGCCGGGCGACGTCGTGTTGGTCGAGGGAGCAGGCGGCCTGTTGGTCGGTCTCGGTGAGGACGGCTTCACCCTGCTCGATCTCGCGACCCGACTCGGCGGCGCGGTCGTGGTGGTCGCGGACGCCGGCCTGGGCACGCTGAACCACAGCGCACTCACCGTGCGGGAGCTGCAGGCATCCGGGGTGAGCTGCGCCGGATTGGTGATCGGATCGTGGCCACGCAAGCCGGACCTGGCGATGCTGTGCAACTTGGAGGACCTGCCCCGGGTTACCGGGGTACCGATCGTCGGCCGGGTGCCGGCGGGGGCCGGTTCGTTGCAGCGCGAGCGATTCGTCGCCGAGGCGCCCACCTGGTTCACCAGCGATTCCCTGTCGCGCTGA
- a CDS encoding NUDIX hydrolase has product MPYRSTVHESLAAVFQVRQLRTTSAGRPELAVLLWQRALDPERGTWALPGGRVCDDEDIETSARRQLAEKVDVCEVSHLEQLSVFSDPDRVPGERRIASAFLGLVPATTDPRLPTDTSWHSVAALPPTSFDHGVLVAEARARLAAKLSYTNIAFGLAPPVFTMSELREIYRAALGYDVDSTNLQRVLNRRKVLSPTGDTAPPGPTGGRPATMYRFTDSSLRVTDEFAALRPPG; this is encoded by the coding sequence GTGCCCTATCGTAGCACCGTCCACGAGTCCTTGGCCGCCGTGTTTCAAGTACGACAGCTGCGGACCACCTCCGCCGGCCGGCCGGAACTGGCCGTACTGCTCTGGCAACGTGCGCTCGACCCGGAGCGTGGCACCTGGGCGCTACCCGGCGGGAGGGTCTGCGACGACGAAGACATCGAGACGTCGGCTCGTCGGCAACTGGCGGAGAAGGTCGATGTCTGTGAGGTATCACATCTGGAACAGCTGTCGGTGTTCAGCGATCCGGATCGCGTGCCGGGCGAGCGCCGAATCGCGTCGGCGTTCCTCGGACTGGTCCCCGCCACGACCGATCCGCGCCTACCCACCGACACCTCGTGGCACTCGGTCGCCGCCCTCCCACCCACGTCCTTCGATCACGGCGTGCTGGTAGCCGAAGCACGCGCGCGGCTGGCGGCAAAGCTGTCGTACACCAACATCGCATTCGGCCTGGCACCCCCCGTTTTCACCATGTCCGAACTACGCGAGATCTATCGCGCCGCACTGGGTTACGACGTAGATTCGACAAATCTGCAACGGGTGTTGAACCGGCGCAAGGTGCTTTCACCCACCGGCGACACCGCGCCACCCGGGCCGACCGGCGGCCGACCGGCAACCATGTACCGGTTCACCGACTCCAGCCTGCGAGTCACCGACGAGTTCGCGGCGCTGCGCCCACCCGGCTGA
- a CDS encoding 8-amino-7-oxononanoate synthase codes for MDRDASTALDWLADWGRERAAAGLQRELTPRAAGDPAIDLASNDYLGLTRHPAVLDGAIAALRRWGAGSTGSRLVTGTTAEHELLEVELAEFTGAESGLVFASGYAANLAVLTTLAGPDTLIVSDAASHASLVDGCRLARGRVAVVPHADVDAVAALLRDRAEPRALVVTDSVFSADGDLAPLADLHRVVRANRAVLVVDEAHAIGVRGTGGRGLVHETGLAGEPDVVITATLSKALAAQGGVVLAADRVRNHLVNTARSFIFDTGLAPAAVGAARAALRVLRAEPERAGAVLDRAGDLARLAGVAAPPSAVVSVVLGDPERAVAAAAACRAAGVSVGCFRPPSVPPGTSRLRLTARANLTAAELDTIEQVLRTVLVEVPA; via the coding sequence GTGGATCGGGACGCGAGTACGGCACTGGACTGGTTGGCCGACTGGGGCCGGGAGCGGGCGGCTGCCGGACTGCAGCGGGAACTGACCCCGCGCGCTGCGGGGGATCCGGCGATCGATCTCGCTTCGAACGACTATCTGGGGCTGACCCGGCATCCGGCGGTGCTCGACGGGGCAATCGCGGCGTTGCGCCGCTGGGGTGCCGGGTCGACCGGCTCCCGACTGGTCACCGGAACCACGGCCGAGCACGAACTGCTGGAGGTCGAGCTCGCCGAGTTCACCGGCGCCGAATCCGGGCTGGTGTTCGCCTCGGGTTACGCGGCGAACCTGGCGGTGCTGACCACGCTGGCCGGGCCGGACACGCTGATCGTTTCGGATGCCGCCAGTCACGCCTCGTTGGTGGACGGTTGCCGGTTGGCCCGCGGCCGGGTCGCGGTCGTGCCCCACGCCGATGTCGATGCGGTGGCGGCGTTGTTGCGCGACCGGGCCGAGCCACGCGCCCTGGTGGTGACCGATTCCGTATTCAGCGCCGACGGTGACCTGGCCCCGCTCGCGGACCTGCATCGGGTGGTGCGGGCGAACCGAGCGGTGTTGGTCGTCGACGAAGCGCACGCGATCGGGGTGCGGGGCACCGGGGGGCGCGGACTGGTGCACGAGACCGGCCTGGCCGGTGAGCCGGATGTGGTGATCACGGCAACGCTGTCCAAGGCGCTGGCCGCCCAGGGCGGGGTCGTACTGGCCGCCGACCGGGTTCGAAACCACCTGGTGAACACCGCCCGCAGTTTCATCTTCGATACCGGCCTGGCTCCCGCCGCGGTCGGCGCGGCGCGGGCGGCGCTGCGCGTGTTGCGTGCCGAACCCGAGCGGGCCGGTGCGGTGCTGGATCGCGCCGGAGACCTCGCGCGGCTCGCCGGTGTCGCGGCGCCACCGTCAGCGGTCGTGTCGGTGGTGCTGGGCGACCCGGAGCGGGCGGTGGCAGCGGCGGCGGCGTGCCGCGCCGCCGGGGTGAGCGTGGGGTGTTTCCGCCCGCCGTCGGTGCCGCCGGGCACCTCGCGATTGCGGCTGACCGCCCGGGCCAATCTGACCGCGGCCGAGCTCGACACGATCGAGCAGGTGCTCCGGACGGTCCTGGTGGAGGTGCCGGCATGA
- a CDS encoding DUF2567 domain-containing protein: MTPPIRAAARVFAGCVLLSVLGAVVWALSAPPEQVLVVGPDRGRVLTGESDHLFDAVGVFCCIAAVVAVWSAAAAWQWRAMRGPAQVVGVLIGSGVGAFTMAVVGQFAARLRFPRIDDPAVDTVISHPPTLDTTIPLLVQPLIAGMVMLIFASLNTRDDLGVGDLAVTTPAAAGQGDREKRSDQTKQSDQEK, encoded by the coding sequence ATGACACCCCCGATTCGGGCCGCAGCCCGGGTCTTTGCCGGATGTGTGCTGTTGAGCGTGCTGGGCGCCGTGGTCTGGGCGCTGTCGGCGCCGCCCGAACAGGTGCTGGTAGTGGGTCCGGATCGGGGACGGGTGCTCACCGGGGAAAGCGACCACTTGTTCGACGCCGTCGGTGTGTTCTGTTGTATCGCAGCGGTGGTGGCGGTGTGGTCGGCAGCGGCCGCCTGGCAGTGGCGCGCGATGCGGGGTCCGGCGCAGGTCGTCGGCGTGCTGATCGGGTCGGGTGTCGGCGCCTTCACCATGGCGGTGGTCGGTCAGTTCGCCGCCCGGCTGCGCTTCCCCCGCATCGACGACCCGGCGGTGGACACCGTGATATCGCACCCGCCGACGTTGGACACGACGATCCCGCTGCTGGTACAGCCGTTGATCGCCGGGATGGTCATGCTGATCTTCGCCTCGCTGAACACCCGTGATGATCTCGGTGTCGGCGATCTCGCGGTCACCACCCCGGCCGCCGCCGGGCAGGGTGACCGGGAGAAGCGGAGTGACCAGACGAAGCAGAGTGACCAGGAGAAATAG